A window of Aeromicrobium sp. Root236 contains these coding sequences:
- a CDS encoding polysaccharide biosynthesis tyrosine autokinase: protein MDLRQFLGILRGRWKFIISTLVIGTIATVGLVLNLSPVYSSSARVFVSTPTNGQADPYAATVFAAQRIASYADLATDPTVLQKVIDRLGLKVTREELAGDISATVVPQTLILQITAKASSPQLAQDIAGAESDEIVDLVKEIEKPADSNLSAAIVARVTGKASFNASPVAPSVLLDIIVGVLLSTFIGVAGAVLRDLLDTTVKTRQDVEFATGNAVMATLPFDPTVKKDPLSRDDTGSLSEAFKVLRTNLQFANLDASRQMIVVSSALPDEGKTLVATNLAVSMAKSGRSVLLIDADMRNPNVADLLGLENSVGVITVLIGRSTLEHAIQEHSTGVHFLGTGPRPPNPAEVLDTQAMRDLLAHARSQYDVVIIDAPPLLPVADTAILMTEVDGALLLARYGSTGREQLRLAVSRIEAVGGRLFGTVLNRTPRRASTDGYGYYGYGYGVPYEIDKGKVKVKFKDSETALSGTGRRAKR from the coding sequence GTGGACCTGCGTCAATTCCTGGGCATCCTGCGTGGTCGTTGGAAGTTCATCATCAGCACGCTGGTGATCGGGACTATTGCGACGGTCGGGCTCGTCCTCAACCTCTCACCGGTCTACAGCTCGTCAGCGCGCGTGTTCGTGTCGACCCCGACCAACGGCCAGGCCGATCCTTACGCCGCGACGGTGTTCGCGGCCCAGCGCATCGCGTCCTACGCCGACCTCGCCACCGATCCCACGGTGCTGCAGAAGGTCATCGACCGGCTCGGCCTCAAGGTGACCCGCGAAGAGCTCGCCGGCGACATCTCGGCCACCGTCGTCCCGCAGACCCTGATCCTCCAGATCACCGCCAAGGCGTCGTCACCCCAGCTGGCCCAGGACATCGCCGGCGCCGAGAGCGACGAGATCGTCGACCTCGTCAAGGAGATCGAGAAGCCTGCCGACAGCAACCTGTCGGCGGCGATCGTCGCGAGAGTCACGGGCAAGGCCTCGTTCAACGCCAGTCCGGTGGCGCCCAGCGTGCTGCTCGACATCATCGTCGGCGTGCTGCTCAGCACGTTCATCGGCGTGGCCGGTGCGGTGCTGCGTGACCTCCTCGACACCACCGTCAAGACCCGCCAGGACGTCGAGTTCGCGACCGGGAACGCGGTGATGGCGACCTTGCCGTTCGATCCGACGGTCAAGAAGGATCCGCTCAGCAGGGACGACACCGGCTCGCTCAGCGAGGCGTTCAAGGTGCTGCGCACCAACCTGCAGTTCGCCAACCTCGACGCGAGCCGGCAGATGATCGTCGTCTCCAGCGCCCTGCCCGACGAGGGCAAGACGCTCGTGGCGACCAACCTCGCCGTGTCGATGGCCAAGTCCGGTCGCTCGGTCCTGCTGATCGACGCCGACATGCGCAACCCCAACGTCGCCGACCTGCTCGGCCTCGAGAACTCGGTCGGCGTCATCACGGTGCTGATCGGCCGCTCGACGCTCGAGCACGCGATCCAGGAGCACTCCACCGGCGTGCACTTCCTGGGCACGGGCCCGCGTCCGCCCAACCCTGCCGAGGTCCTCGACACGCAGGCGATGCGCGACCTGCTGGCACACGCCCGTTCGCAGTACGACGTCGTCATCATCGACGCGCCGCCGCTGCTGCCGGTCGCCGACACCGCGATCCTCATGACCGAGGTCGACGGCGCGCTGTTGCTGGCCCGCTACGGCTCGACCGGTCGCGAGCAGCTCCGGCTGGCCGTGTCCCGCATCGAGGCCGTCGGCGGTCGCCTGTTCGGCACGGTGCTCAACCGGACCCCGCGCCGGGCGAGCACTGACGGCTACGGCTACTACGGATATGGCTACGGCGTTCCCTACGAGATCGACAAGGGGAAGGTCAAGGTCAAGTTCAAGGACTCCGAGACCGCCCTGAGTGGGACGGGACGACGGGCCAAGCGATGA
- a CDS encoding O-antigen ligase family protein produces the protein MSFSGAPFEAPVIDPNEDPKNIPHAHPVGMRVWPVSLTAVLLLGLLPLAISSTVGAVIAIGVALFFLALITFGLRGMGTGLNVLGMVAAPLTSVVVPGASFVTVSDLLFVIGFVLLLPSLFSQHLRVPWQFALGASVMFIVGFGTSMFNEIPIGSLSLMVRVFAATLIFPLLFVWWAPRGRTLLFLAGGYVTGVVLSLVYAVLTGPDPITARYIGLSEQPTAFGYAGLLGLALLPFVYTKLQMQHRWLVLLAGAMCLYTIWISGSRASLLVAGVLAVIYPVMEKSIKVTAALTLGGIFLIANIERILNEEGGNALSRLLGRAGAAGSNAEREKGLKEGWEVFVHHPIFGAGFDFDIFLAHNIYVQVLAGMGVIGLIAFLFVLWSMVSPLFKGPRPYRLLAYPALAYVIAGPITPNLGSRYVGILLALAFVVSGMDFEEDDEGPIETRRSLRRAAAAAPTP, from the coding sequence ATGAGCTTCAGCGGCGCTCCGTTCGAGGCGCCGGTGATCGACCCGAACGAAGACCCCAAGAACATCCCGCACGCGCATCCCGTCGGGATGCGCGTGTGGCCGGTGTCGCTCACCGCGGTGCTGCTGCTCGGGCTGCTCCCGCTCGCGATCTCCTCGACCGTCGGCGCGGTCATCGCGATCGGTGTCGCCCTGTTCTTCCTCGCACTGATCACGTTCGGCCTGCGAGGCATGGGCACCGGGCTCAACGTGCTGGGCATGGTCGCGGCGCCGCTGACGAGCGTCGTGGTGCCGGGCGCCAGCTTCGTGACGGTCTCCGACCTGCTGTTCGTCATCGGCTTCGTGCTGCTCCTGCCGTCGCTGTTCAGCCAGCACCTGCGCGTCCCGTGGCAGTTCGCGCTCGGCGCCAGCGTCATGTTCATCGTCGGCTTCGGCACCTCGATGTTCAACGAGATCCCGATCGGCAGCCTCAGCCTCATGGTGCGCGTGTTCGCCGCGACCTTGATCTTCCCGCTGCTGTTCGTCTGGTGGGCGCCGCGTGGGCGTACGTTGCTGTTCCTCGCCGGCGGTTACGTCACGGGCGTCGTGCTGAGCCTCGTCTACGCCGTGCTGACCGGTCCCGATCCGATCACGGCGCGCTACATCGGCCTTTCCGAGCAGCCGACGGCTTTCGGCTACGCCGGCCTGCTGGGCCTGGCCCTCCTGCCGTTCGTCTACACCAAGCTGCAGATGCAGCATCGCTGGCTCGTGCTGCTCGCCGGCGCGATGTGCCTCTACACGATCTGGATCAGCGGCAGCCGCGCCTCGCTGCTCGTGGCCGGCGTCCTCGCGGTGATCTACCCGGTGATGGAGAAGTCGATCAAGGTCACCGCGGCCCTCACGCTCGGCGGCATCTTCCTGATCGCCAACATCGAGCGGATCCTCAACGAGGAGGGCGGCAACGCCCTCTCCCGCCTGCTCGGCCGCGCCGGTGCCGCCGGCTCCAACGCCGAGCGCGAGAAGGGCCTCAAGGAGGGCTGGGAGGTCTTCGTGCACCACCCGATCTTCGGCGCGGGCTTCGACTTCGACATCTTCCTGGCCCACAACATCTACGTCCAGGTGCTCGCCGGCATGGGCGTCATCGGCCTCATCGCGTTCCTGTTCGTGCTGTGGTCGATGGTCTCGCCGCTGTTCAAGGGTCCCCGGCCCTACCGCCTGCTGGCCTACCCCGCCCTGGCGTACGTCATCGCCGGTCCGATCACCCCCAACCTCGGCAGCCGCTACGTCGGCATCCTGCTCGCGTTGGCCTTCGTGGTCTCGGGCATGGACTTCGAGGAGGACGACGAGGGGCCGATCGAGACCCGGCGCTCGCTCCGGCGGGCTGCGGCCGCAGCGCCGACACCGTGA
- a CDS encoding DUF563 domain-containing protein, producing MTRLPSALQPAWPLIKRAHRFTTFVSGAVFRRLSVVFGDRALPRRGTATTALTAAHEPQAVTIHTTPQGEHLDREQPPGEPADHWAFATMRTYDVPAVFTADIAGGTVVGDYGAVVTPGGELDFETSPYFAITDWREHPLFLRRRLPKVQHVEGSLLALATRGGSNSYYHFLLDVLPRWGIFAETMPGREPDALYVSNTTRYHRELLALSGLDRLPIIEAGRNAAVRAEHLLVPSQSNPMEVAPRGMVEWVRRTFPAVATDDKPSRIFVTRTGGRNTRRLIEEPELWPELEQRGFTRIDPGAMSVRDQIDHFAAADVIVGIHGAALTNLVFAKPGVSVLELFTSTYVKHCFWAITDSIEGASYRYLIGGEPRPTGELTGIQADISLDPRRILAAVDEMLA from the coding sequence GTGACCCGGCTGCCCAGCGCGCTCCAGCCGGCCTGGCCCCTGATCAAGCGCGCGCACCGCTTCACGACGTTCGTCTCCGGCGCCGTGTTCCGCCGGCTCTCGGTCGTGTTCGGCGACCGTGCGCTGCCGCGTCGGGGCACCGCCACCACCGCGCTCACGGCGGCGCACGAGCCGCAGGCCGTCACGATCCACACCACCCCGCAGGGCGAGCACCTCGATCGCGAGCAGCCGCCCGGCGAGCCCGCGGACCACTGGGCGTTCGCGACCATGCGGACGTACGACGTGCCGGCGGTCTTCACCGCCGACATCGCCGGCGGCACCGTGGTCGGCGACTACGGCGCGGTCGTGACCCCTGGTGGCGAGCTCGACTTCGAGACCAGCCCCTACTTCGCGATCACCGACTGGCGTGAGCACCCGTTGTTCCTGCGCCGACGCCTGCCCAAGGTGCAGCACGTCGAGGGGTCGCTGCTCGCCCTGGCCACGCGTGGCGGGAGCAACAGCTACTACCACTTCCTGCTCGACGTGCTGCCGCGTTGGGGCATCTTCGCCGAGACCATGCCCGGTCGCGAGCCCGACGCGCTCTACGTGTCCAACACGACGCGCTACCACCGCGAGCTGCTGGCGCTGTCCGGGCTCGACCGGCTGCCGATCATCGAGGCCGGACGCAACGCCGCCGTAAGGGCCGAGCACCTGCTGGTGCCGTCGCAGTCCAACCCCATGGAGGTCGCGCCGCGAGGCATGGTCGAGTGGGTACGCCGGACGTTCCCTGCGGTCGCCACAGACGACAAGCCCAGCCGGATCTTCGTCACGCGCACCGGCGGCCGCAACACCCGCCGCCTGATCGAGGAGCCCGAGCTGTGGCCCGAGCTCGAGCAGCGCGGCTTCACCCGCATCGACCCCGGTGCGATGTCCGTCCGCGACCAGATCGACCACTTTGCGGCGGCCGACGTCATCGTCGGCATCCACGGGGCGGCCCTGACCAACCTGGTGTTCGCCAAGCCGGGTGTCTCGGTGCTGGAGCTGTTCACCTCGACGTACGTCAAGCACTGCTTCTGGGCGATCACCGACAGCATCGAGGGCGCGAGCTACCGCTACCTCATCGGTGGCGAGCCGCGGCCCACCGGCGAGCTCACCGGCATCCAGGCCGACATCAGCCTCGACCCGCGGCGCATCCTGGCCGCGGTCGACGAGATGCTCGCCTGA
- a CDS encoding LTA synthase family protein, translating to MTDTQPARTGRFSRITSLLPPGHWAYILLQLVPLGLVDLLCTSMRITSSTEDNGTKVGSWAWIDQLSSTVFFYLALIAFWVGVFALVRRRRSRRIAVIAFHIVFTLQALLVVLTQIYYILLDVTLNSDSFQLVKLIFQVEMLKIIQAELQSFLPVLAVVFIVVANYFAVIVNRRWKPRRLRDAPPAGWRRALSGPAVVGFTTAVVIASLVVSALPNGQGTTNFSRNRVVSIAMDSVTKRLQGKPDGYTAPKAADLPTRTSLVPTARTKKYNVVQIVLESQSLKSTTLGTPSLDTTPVLAELAKTSLVAKRAYTAMPHTTKSLIASNCGVAPPLDTSNSEALKGGLAAKCLPSLLNEQGYDTAFFQTATKNFENREKVVKNFGYRHFFPLEAFNKKGFSETNTLGYEDDVMLQPSLDWAAKQDGKPFSLEYMTLTAHSEYVLPKGWKMKHYVDDETENHYLNAVRYQDEFVGKVIDGFKKLGLYDNTIFVIMGDHGEGFREHGRRLHNDTIWNEGIQIPYVIHAPKALGTQGTTIDAPVQNKWTLQTVADLLGYDIAGGEYEGASIRTPEKNTHPLMTGCWDIDQCVAYFPDDRHKYIYFFGYKVPQYYDVVADPHEEKDLFDTLSDKEADALKQKVLVWQAEVNARHKLSRKLGK from the coding sequence ATGACCGACACTCAGCCCGCCAGGACTGGCCGCTTCTCGAGGATCACGTCGCTCCTCCCGCCGGGGCACTGGGCCTACATCCTCCTCCAGCTCGTGCCACTCGGCCTCGTGGATCTGCTGTGCACGAGCATGCGCATCACGAGCAGCACCGAGGACAACGGGACCAAGGTCGGCTCGTGGGCCTGGATCGACCAGCTGTCGTCGACGGTGTTCTTCTACCTCGCGCTGATCGCGTTCTGGGTCGGCGTCTTCGCGCTCGTACGCCGTCGCCGCTCACGCCGCATCGCCGTCATCGCGTTCCACATCGTCTTCACGCTGCAGGCGCTGCTCGTGGTCCTGACGCAGATCTACTACATCCTGCTGGACGTCACGCTCAACTCCGACTCGTTCCAGCTGGTCAAGCTGATCTTCCAGGTCGAGATGCTCAAGATCATCCAGGCCGAGCTGCAGTCGTTCCTGCCGGTGCTCGCCGTGGTCTTCATCGTCGTGGCCAACTACTTCGCGGTCATCGTCAACCGACGCTGGAAGCCGCGCCGTCTCCGCGACGCCCCGCCTGCCGGCTGGCGCCGCGCGCTCTCCGGGCCGGCGGTCGTCGGGTTCACGACCGCGGTGGTCATCGCCTCGCTCGTGGTCTCGGCCCTGCCCAACGGCCAGGGCACCACCAACTTCAGCCGCAACCGGGTCGTCAGCATCGCGATGGACTCGGTGACCAAGCGCCTGCAGGGCAAGCCCGACGGCTACACCGCCCCCAAGGCCGCGGACCTGCCCACCAGGACGAGCCTCGTGCCGACCGCACGGACCAAGAAGTACAACGTCGTGCAGATCGTGCTGGAGTCCCAGAGCCTGAAGTCGACGACCCTGGGCACCCCCTCGCTCGACACCACACCCGTGCTCGCCGAGCTGGCCAAGACGAGCCTCGTGGCCAAGCGGGCCTACACCGCGATGCCGCACACCACGAAATCGCTCATCGCCTCCAACTGCGGCGTCGCGCCGCCGCTCGACACGAGCAACAGCGAGGCGCTCAAGGGAGGCCTCGCCGCCAAGTGCCTGCCGTCGCTGCTCAACGAGCAGGGCTACGACACGGCGTTCTTCCAGACCGCGACCAAGAACTTCGAGAATCGCGAGAAGGTCGTCAAGAACTTCGGCTACCGGCACTTCTTCCCGCTCGAGGCCTTCAACAAGAAGGGCTTCTCCGAGACCAACACGCTCGGCTACGAGGACGACGTCATGCTGCAGCCGAGCCTCGACTGGGCGGCCAAGCAGGACGGCAAGCCGTTCTCGCTGGAGTACATGACCCTGACGGCGCACTCGGAGTACGTGCTGCCCAAGGGCTGGAAGATGAAGCACTACGTCGACGACGAGACCGAGAACCACTACCTCAACGCGGTCCGCTACCAGGACGAGTTCGTCGGCAAGGTCATCGACGGCTTCAAGAAGCTCGGCCTCTACGACAACACGATCTTCGTCATCATGGGCGACCACGGCGAGGGCTTCCGCGAGCACGGCCGGCGCCTGCACAACGACACGATCTGGAACGAGGGCATCCAGATCCCTTACGTCATCCACGCGCCCAAGGCACTCGGCACGCAGGGCACGACGATCGACGCACCCGTGCAGAACAAGTGGACGCTCCAGACCGTCGCCGACCTGCTGGGCTACGACATCGCCGGCGGCGAGTACGAGGGCGCGTCGATCCGGACGCCGGAGAAGAACACGCACCCGCTCATGACGGGCTGCTGGGACATCGACCAGTGCGTCGCCTACTTCCCCGACGACCGGCACAAGTACATCTACTTCTTCGGCTACAAGGTGCCGCAGTACTACGACGTCGTGGCGGACCCGCACGAGGAGAAAGACCTCTTCGACACGCTGAGCGACAAGGAGGCCGATGCCCTCAAGCAGAAGGTCCTCGTGTGGCAGGCCGAGGTCAACGCCCGCCACAAGCTGAGCCGCAAGCTCGGCAAGTAG
- a CDS encoding acyltransferase has protein sequence MTTLGQALDPRRNSINAIRMFFALSVLFGHALPLGGYMTGMPKLFFDDEIPTYALAGFFVMSGYLIAASRLASRSFWDYIWRRLLRMYPAWIASLLLVGVVLGPISRMIEGKSGYDWTSGIDYIVYNLGLKLIQLNITGTLDDVPVAGVWNFSAWTLFYEFTLWVGMGLLLTILGRRYLHIGVYLGLVFFTLVKVLDRFVVTYSSSNYGAEDTAAKKIAEANASSFDSLVASFEPLARLGIFFMAGAILYLHRDKVKLVPAVAWACLALCVGLGVIGWFHVFAALPFAYVVMYLGSSPRLSRVNYPDDYSYGVYIYAFPVTQILATIALDHPMPVWVFLPLCFIVTAPLAFVSWHLLEKQAMKLKRLTKGRDAPVIGVS, from the coding sequence GTGACAACTCTCGGGCAGGCGCTGGACCCGCGCCGCAACAGCATCAACGCGATCCGCATGTTCTTCGCGCTGTCGGTGCTGTTCGGCCACGCACTGCCGCTCGGCGGCTACATGACCGGCATGCCCAAGCTGTTCTTCGACGACGAGATCCCCACGTACGCCCTGGCCGGGTTCTTCGTGATGTCGGGCTACCTGATCGCCGCGAGCCGGCTGGCCTCCCGCTCGTTCTGGGACTACATCTGGCGTCGCCTCCTGCGGATGTATCCCGCGTGGATCGCGTCGCTGCTCCTCGTGGGCGTCGTGCTCGGCCCGATCTCGCGCATGATCGAGGGCAAGTCCGGCTACGACTGGACCAGCGGCATCGACTACATCGTCTACAACCTCGGACTCAAGCTCATCCAGCTCAACATCACCGGGACGCTCGACGACGTGCCGGTCGCCGGCGTCTGGAACTTCTCGGCCTGGACCCTGTTCTACGAGTTCACGCTCTGGGTCGGCATGGGTCTGCTGCTGACGATCCTCGGCCGGCGCTACCTGCACATCGGGGTCTACCTCGGTCTCGTGTTCTTCACGCTGGTCAAGGTCCTCGACCGGTTCGTCGTGACCTACTCGTCGTCCAACTACGGTGCCGAGGACACCGCCGCCAAGAAGATCGCCGAGGCCAACGCGTCGAGCTTCGACTCGCTGGTGGCCTCGTTCGAGCCGCTCGCCCGCCTGGGCATCTTCTTCATGGCCGGCGCGATCCTCTATCTGCATCGCGACAAGGTCAAGCTGGTCCCGGCCGTCGCCTGGGCGTGCCTCGCGCTGTGCGTCGGACTCGGCGTCATCGGCTGGTTCCACGTGTTCGCGGCGCTGCCGTTCGCGTACGTCGTGATGTACCTCGGCAGCTCACCGCGGCTGTCGCGGGTCAACTACCCCGACGACTACTCCTACGGCGTCTACATCTACGCGTTCCCGGTCACGCAGATCCTTGCGACGATCGCCCTCGACCACCCGATGCCGGTGTGGGTGTTCCTGCCGCTGTGCTTCATCGTCACGGCTCCGCTGGCGTTCGTCAGCTGGCACCTGCTGGAGAAGCAGGCCATGAAGCTCAAGCGGCTGACCAAGGGACGTGACGCACCCGTCATCGGCGTCTCGTGA